A single window of Rubripirellula lacrimiformis DNA harbors:
- a CDS encoding ABC transporter permease — protein sequence MIPVDRKQRMLEFATSTGLVVSVAIAGIAAWYGVVGWFELPKALLPTPGQVWDAAVIHREELVRGTIATGAAAVAGLAAAIILGVWISIAFSLSRRIRMAFFPYVLLLQTVPIVAVAPLLIIWSGYTFRTVVIVTVIVCLFPIVNSVTTGLVSIDRDASDLFRLYGAGRRRRLTKLQIPSSVQHLMLGAKTSSGLAVIGAIVAEFFVGNGTSYDGLGTLMTGWQGLAKTDALIAALFGSAGLGLALFGAVQLVSSTLLRRWTSSRPTR from the coding sequence GTGATCCCTGTGGACCGCAAACAGCGAATGCTCGAATTCGCAACCAGCACTGGGTTGGTCGTCTCGGTGGCGATTGCCGGGATCGCCGCTTGGTATGGAGTGGTGGGGTGGTTCGAACTGCCCAAAGCCTTGCTGCCGACGCCCGGACAGGTTTGGGACGCTGCGGTCATCCATCGCGAAGAGTTGGTTCGGGGAACGATCGCAACCGGTGCGGCCGCGGTGGCTGGGTTGGCGGCGGCAATCATATTGGGCGTCTGGATTTCAATCGCGTTCAGTTTGTCCCGCCGCATCCGCATGGCCTTTTTTCCCTACGTCCTGCTGTTGCAAACCGTCCCGATCGTGGCGGTCGCCCCCCTGCTGATCATCTGGAGCGGGTACACGTTTCGCACCGTCGTGATCGTCACGGTGATTGTGTGTTTGTTTCCGATCGTCAACAGCGTTACCACCGGGTTGGTGTCGATCGACCGTGACGCATCAGATCTGTTTCGGTTGTACGGGGCCGGTCGGCGACGGCGATTGACGAAGCTGCAGATTCCGTCGTCGGTACAACACCTGATGTTAGGCGCGAAAACCAGCAGCGGGTTGGCGGTGATCGGCGCGATCGTGGCAGAGTTCTTTGTCGGCAACGGGACCAGCTATGACGGGCTGGGGACTTTGATGACTGGCTGGCAGGGGCTGGCCAAGACGGACGCCTTGATCGCTGCCCTGTTTGGATCAGCCGGTTTAGGGTTGGCGTTGTTCGGGGCTGTTCAGTTGGTTTCGTCGACGTTGCTGCGTCGTTGGACATCCAGTCGGCCGACGCGTTAA
- the asnS gene encoding asparagine--tRNA ligase, with amino-acid sequence MSHWISVDKARSESSIGPDIEIRGWVRTRRDSKGGFSFVEINDGSCFGNLQIVAPAELANYADEVQKLSVGCSVVVTGELKESPASGQATELHATALRVLGWADPETYPLQKKRHTFEKLREWAHLRPRTNTFGAVARVRNQISQSIHQFFHENGFFYTHTPIITASDCEGAGEMFRVTSLDLEMLAKKGGPVNYEYDFFEKPAHLTVSGQLNGEAYATALGRIYTFGPTFRAENSNTSRHLAEFWMVEPEAAFFDLADNMKLAEDFLKRIFSDCLNHCGEDMQFFDQRIEKGKIEQLTAVIDKPFSHMTYTEAVDVLKSTTEKFEFPVEWGTDLQAEHERFLTEKHVGGPLILTDYPSTIKPFYMRVSDDGKTVAAMDVLVPGVGEIIGGSQREERLDVLLSRMSEAGLSEEEYSWYIDLRRYGTVPHAGFGLGLERAVQYATGMANIRDVIPFPRTPGNADF; translated from the coding sequence ATGAGCCACTGGATCAGTGTCGACAAAGCACGCAGCGAGTCGTCAATCGGACCGGATATCGAGATTCGCGGTTGGGTTCGCACTCGCCGCGACAGCAAGGGCGGATTCAGTTTCGTCGAAATCAACGATGGCAGTTGCTTTGGGAACCTGCAAATCGTAGCGCCGGCGGAACTGGCCAACTATGCCGACGAAGTCCAGAAGTTGTCGGTCGGTTGCAGCGTCGTCGTCACCGGCGAATTGAAAGAATCGCCGGCCTCGGGGCAGGCCACGGAACTGCACGCCACCGCCCTGCGGGTGCTGGGCTGGGCGGACCCGGAAACCTATCCGCTGCAAAAGAAGCGGCACACATTTGAAAAGCTGCGTGAATGGGCTCACCTGCGTCCCCGCACCAACACGTTTGGTGCGGTTGCACGCGTCCGCAATCAGATCAGCCAATCGATCCATCAATTCTTTCACGAGAATGGATTCTTCTACACCCACACGCCGATCATCACAGCCAGCGACTGCGAGGGTGCCGGTGAAATGTTCCGCGTCACGTCGCTGGACCTAGAAATGCTGGCCAAGAAAGGCGGGCCGGTGAATTACGAATACGACTTTTTCGAGAAACCCGCCCACCTGACCGTCAGCGGCCAATTGAACGGCGAAGCCTACGCCACCGCGTTGGGCCGGATCTACACATTCGGGCCAACCTTTCGCGCCGAAAACAGCAACACGTCGCGGCACTTGGCCGAGTTCTGGATGGTCGAACCCGAAGCGGCGTTCTTTGACCTTGCCGACAACATGAAATTGGCCGAAGACTTTCTGAAACGAATCTTCAGCGATTGTCTGAACCATTGCGGCGAAGACATGCAGTTCTTTGACCAACGGATCGAAAAGGGAAAGATCGAACAGCTGACCGCGGTGATCGACAAACCGTTTTCGCACATGACGTACACCGAAGCGGTCGATGTGCTGAAATCAACGACCGAGAAATTTGAATTCCCCGTCGAATGGGGCACTGATCTGCAGGCCGAGCATGAACGGTTTCTGACCGAAAAACATGTCGGCGGACCGTTGATCTTGACCGACTATCCATCGACGATCAAACCGTTCTACATGCGTGTCAGCGACGACGGCAAAACGGTTGCGGCGATGGACGTCCTGGTACCCGGCGTGGGCGAAATCATCGGTGGCAGCCAACGCGAAGAAAGACTCGATGTGTTGCTGTCGCGAATGAGCGAAGCCGGACTCAGCGAGGAAGAATACAGCTGGTACATCGACCTGCGACGCTACGGCACCGTACCGCACGCCGGTTTTGGACTGGGGCTGGAACGAGCCGTTCAGTACGCCACCGGAATGGCCAATATCCGAGACGTCATCCCGTTCCCACGAACGCCTGGCAACGCAGACTTCTAA
- a CDS encoding ABC transporter substrate-binding protein: MITVFVGCGQKSDSSVAVSSGAGDPSSADTAVAVQLNWYPEAEHGGVYQAFADGTYQQAGLDVEVRPGGRATPVAPELQLGRVQFAMANADDVVVYRREGMDIVAVMAVMQDSPRCILVREDSGVKDFAGLSGMTLQRQAGRSFLEFMRSKGVLDNVREVPYHGSVSSLIADPTIAVQAYSFAEPLVARQQGVEVRTLMVSDLGWNPYSSVLITSGKMIREQPDLVRRFVAATRIGWQHYLTDPAAGNAAIMDANRHGMTPEALDFGSSELRPLALPGEMSIDNIGDMSIDRWTQLVDQMEEMDPASVGKVKPEQCFTTEFLDGR; encoded by the coding sequence ATGATCACCGTTTTTGTCGGCTGTGGACAAAAAAGCGATTCGTCGGTCGCGGTTTCGTCTGGCGCTGGCGATCCATCGTCGGCCGACACTGCGGTGGCCGTGCAGTTGAATTGGTATCCGGAAGCCGAACACGGCGGCGTCTATCAAGCGTTTGCTGATGGGACGTACCAACAGGCCGGTTTGGACGTCGAAGTTCGTCCCGGCGGACGAGCGACACCGGTGGCGCCCGAGTTGCAATTGGGGCGTGTCCAGTTTGCGATGGCGAACGCCGATGACGTGGTTGTTTACCGCCGCGAAGGCATGGACATCGTTGCGGTGATGGCCGTGATGCAGGACAGTCCGCGTTGCATTCTGGTACGTGAAGACAGCGGCGTGAAAGATTTTGCTGGCCTGTCGGGGATGACCTTGCAGCGTCAGGCGGGCCGTTCATTCTTGGAATTCATGCGGTCCAAAGGCGTTCTGGATAATGTTCGCGAAGTGCCTTATCACGGCAGCGTTTCATCCTTGATCGCCGACCCCACGATTGCCGTGCAGGCGTATTCGTTCGCCGAGCCATTGGTCGCTCGTCAGCAAGGCGTGGAGGTGCGAACGTTGATGGTCAGCGACCTGGGTTGGAACCCGTATTCAAGTGTCCTGATCACCAGCGGCAAAATGATTCGCGAACAACCCGATCTGGTTCGACGATTCGTCGCCGCGACTCGCATCGGCTGGCAGCACTACCTGACGGATCCTGCGGCCGGCAACGCTGCGATCATGGACGCCAACCGACACGGGATGACACCCGAGGCACTCGATTTTGGCAGCAGCGAACTGCGTCCGTTGGCGCTTCCCGGCGAGATGTCGATCGACAACATCGGCGACATGTCCATCGATCGTTGGACGCAGTTGGTAGACCAGATGGAAGAGATGGACCCAGCGTCGGTGGGCAAAGTAAAACCCGAGCAGTGTTTTACAACCGAGTTTTTAGACGGGCGCTAG